One Edaphobacter flagellatus genomic region harbors:
- a CDS encoding VTT domain-containing protein — MKISVLLLRHAQVIAQKAIPSNAMFTQFSSRKLYGVVTCDAEIVPMENPMKNPLLRYSLLALCVTAALYLRFTHAFLSPAEARNLASVSTLSACALYLLIGCLRGFTFVPLLVLIGAGSFFLPPVPLFALTMIGALISSAGIYYFSASFKLYEHLQRRNRRRLATIESGLKHHQLPIIIGWSFFPALPTDAICCVSGAMKLNILKLLFGVFIGEGLCSALYIFGSTRLLHLLHLGA; from the coding sequence GTGAAAATCTCTGTCTTGCTCCTCCGCCACGCCCAGGTCATAGCGCAGAAGGCGATCCCCTCGAACGCAATGTTCACGCAATTCTCCAGCCGCAAGCTCTATGGAGTCGTCACTTGTGACGCTGAGATTGTGCCAATGGAAAACCCGATGAAAAACCCGCTGCTGCGCTATAGCCTGCTCGCCCTATGCGTCACAGCGGCGCTCTACCTTCGCTTCACCCACGCCTTCCTTTCGCCAGCAGAAGCGCGCAACCTTGCCTCTGTCTCCACGCTCAGCGCCTGCGCGCTTTATCTTCTTATCGGCTGCCTTCGTGGATTCACCTTCGTGCCTCTGCTCGTCCTGATCGGAGCAGGCTCCTTCTTTCTGCCTCCTGTTCCGCTCTTTGCTCTCACCATGATCGGCGCACTCATCTCATCCGCAGGCATCTATTACTTCTCTGCATCATTCAAGCTCTACGAGCACCTGCAGCGCAGAAACCGCAGGCGCCTGGCCACCATCGAATCTGGCCTGAAACATCATCAGCTCCCCATCATCATCGGCTGGAGCTTCTTTCCCGCCCTCCCCACCGACGCCATCTGCTGCGTCAGTGGAGCCATGAAGCTCAACATCCTCAAACTCCTCTTCGGCGTCTTCATCGGCGAAGGCCTATGCTCCGCGCTCTACATCTTCGGCAGCACCCGGCTACTCCACCTTCTGCACCTCGGCGCGTAG
- a CDS encoding NAD(P)-dependent oxidoreductase produces MNVVVYGATGNAGSEIVKELVARGHKVTGVARKVDALKSQPEVTAKVDDLSNADTVASIIKGADVVVSAYQPPADNTDKLVDVTKLQIEAVKKAGGPRLIVVGGAGQLEVAPGVTLIKSGYLPAEYLPIATSHEKAAEVLKGSDINWTYIAPAAFFVPGERTGKYRTGTNNLVADAKGESKISFADYAIALVDEIEKPQHEKKLFSVGY; encoded by the coding sequence ATGAACGTAGTAGTTTACGGAGCGACAGGAAATGCGGGTTCGGAGATTGTGAAGGAGCTGGTAGCTCGCGGACATAAGGTGACGGGTGTGGCCAGGAAGGTGGACGCGTTGAAGTCGCAGCCGGAAGTTACGGCGAAGGTTGACGACCTTTCGAATGCGGACACGGTGGCTTCGATCATCAAGGGAGCCGATGTCGTGGTTTCGGCATATCAGCCTCCGGCAGACAATACGGACAAGCTGGTGGATGTGACGAAGCTGCAGATTGAGGCGGTGAAGAAGGCTGGTGGTCCGAGGCTGATCGTTGTCGGCGGAGCAGGGCAGCTGGAGGTAGCTCCCGGAGTGACGCTGATCAAATCGGGATATCTGCCGGCGGAGTACCTGCCGATTGCGACGTCGCATGAGAAGGCGGCGGAGGTGCTGAAGGGATCGGATATCAACTGGACCTACATTGCTCCGGCTGCGTTTTTTGTTCCGGGTGAGCGGACGGGCAAGTACCGTACGGGTACCAACAATCTGGTGGCAGATGCGAAGGGCGAGAGCAAGATCTCGTTTGCGGATTATGCGATTGCTCTGGTGGATGAGATCGAGAAGCCGCAGCACGAGAAGAAACTGTTTTCGGTTGGCTATTGA
- a CDS encoding response regulator, whose amino-acid sequence MRVLLVEDEPEMASALSSALKKYDIVVDCTRTLREAKELLAAGVHDAILLDRQLPDGDGLTLIAALRAQGAIVPVIVLTAKGELTERIAGLDSGADDYLAKPFAIEELLARLRAVLRRPSRVPADTVRVGNLSFDFSHREASVEGQVLDLPRRELLVLEALLRRMGRTVLRSALEESVFSFDDEVQSNALDTHVSRLRRKLSESRSGVEIHGIRGVGYLLRQSA is encoded by the coding sequence ATGCGGGTTCTGCTGGTGGAAGATGAGCCGGAGATGGCTTCGGCGTTGTCGTCGGCGCTGAAGAAGTATGACATTGTTGTTGACTGCACGCGTACGCTGCGTGAGGCGAAGGAACTGCTTGCGGCGGGTGTGCATGATGCGATTCTTCTGGATCGCCAGCTTCCGGATGGCGATGGGCTGACTCTGATCGCGGCGCTGCGTGCTCAAGGGGCGATTGTGCCGGTGATTGTGTTGACGGCGAAGGGAGAACTGACGGAGAGGATCGCAGGTCTGGATAGCGGCGCCGACGACTATCTTGCCAAGCCATTTGCGATTGAGGAACTGCTGGCTCGTCTGCGGGCTGTGTTGCGGCGGCCAAGTCGTGTTCCTGCCGATACGGTGCGAGTGGGCAATCTCAGCTTCGATTTCAGCCATCGTGAGGCGAGTGTTGAAGGGCAGGTGCTGGATCTGCCACGTCGCGAGCTGTTGGTATTGGAGGCGCTGCTGCGAAGGATGGGGAGAACGGTGCTGCGTTCGGCGCTGGAGGAGTCGGTCTTCAGCTTTGATGACGAGGTGCAATCGAATGCGCTGGATACGCATGTGTCGAGGCTGCGGCGAAAGTTATCGGAGTCGCGGTCGGGTGTGGAGATTCATGGAATCCGCGGTGTCGGCTATCTGCTGAGGCAGAGTGCATGA
- a CDS encoding DUF6526 family protein yields the protein MAAPQSFSNHARTDSPMHLFVFPVVIANLGVAVYIAIRFRHEHPWLGHWSIIVALALLVLAFKSRINDLKLQDRLIRLEERLRLEALLPPDQRQHIDDLTLKQFVALRFASDAELPALFHKTLTQNLEPKAIKQAITNWRPDNHRV from the coding sequence ATGGCCGCCCCGCAAAGCTTCAGCAACCACGCTCGCACCGACTCCCCCATGCACCTCTTCGTCTTCCCAGTCGTCATCGCCAACCTGGGAGTCGCCGTCTACATCGCCATCCGCTTCCGGCACGAACACCCCTGGCTCGGCCACTGGTCCATCATCGTTGCGCTCGCCCTCCTCGTCCTCGCCTTCAAATCCCGCATCAACGACCTCAAGCTGCAGGACCGCCTCATCCGCCTCGAAGAGCGCCTGCGCCTCGAAGCGCTTCTCCCACCCGACCAGCGCCAGCACATTGACGACCTCACCCTCAAACAGTTCGTCGCTCTCCGCTTCGCCTCTGACGCCGAGCTGCCCGCTCTCTTCCACAAGACCCTCACCCAGAACCTCGAGCCTAAAGCCATCAAACAAGCCATCACCAACTGGCGCCCCGACAACCACCGCGTGTAG
- a CDS encoding class I SAM-dependent methyltransferase, which produces MLSFLGAWVSAPVSIGAVAPSGRALAELIACEVTPASGSVIELGPGTGVFTRAVLARGVSEENMTLVESMPEFAEALQQKFPKARVLCMDAARLRERNLYEEACVGSVISGLPLLNMSSKRVMSILKGAFGYMGAHGAFYQFTYGPWCPVPRMLLDRLGLKATRVGGTVLNVPPATVYRITRRRVPRLALV; this is translated from the coding sequence GGCACCTGTTTCGATCGGCGCGGTGGCTCCTTCGGGGAGGGCTTTGGCAGAGTTGATTGCGTGCGAGGTGACGCCTGCATCGGGCTCGGTGATTGAGCTTGGGCCGGGGACGGGTGTGTTTACGCGCGCGGTTCTGGCTCGTGGTGTGAGCGAGGAGAACATGACGCTTGTCGAATCGATGCCGGAGTTTGCAGAGGCTCTTCAGCAGAAGTTTCCGAAGGCGCGTGTGCTTTGCATGGACGCGGCACGTTTGCGCGAGCGGAATCTGTATGAGGAGGCTTGCGTCGGCAGTGTGATCAGCGGCCTTCCGCTGCTGAACATGTCGTCGAAGCGTGTGATGTCGATTTTGAAAGGCGCGTTCGGGTACATGGGAGCGCACGGCGCTTTTTATCAATTCACGTATGGTCCGTGGTGCCCGGTGCCCCGCATGCTGCTGGACCGGCTGGGCCTAAAGGCGACTCGCGTTGGCGGTACTGTTCTCAACGTCCCTCCAGCTACGGTGTATCGCATTACGCGGCGGCGTGTGCCGAGGCTTGCGCTAGTCTGA
- a CDS encoding sensor histidine kinase → MRWRRDGSLRWSLIWRLMTMQSVVLGVICILIVGVLYWTGGLLTLESEDQVIGVLQKAVDRDAKGGLVLRPTPELVSLRKKVPGLWFVIRDKEGHSLSEGSVPPEFSHIGDSLDAVSQARLGWQLGDPPRPNAVMRWSKTSAGRVQILTGPGGKVRLRAALLAIVIVMMTYIGPLLILMVIATLIATPIVIRNALAGLGAAASEAAQIDIDQRGTRLSVERVPAEVRPLVKAVNDALGRLDEGYERQGRFLADAAHELRTPIAILNTRLESYPVSPENERLMEDVSRLSILAEQLLDLERLNRGGLRLLQVDLVAMGERVAADLAPLAIAAGYRLSFDALRRPVMVMGDRASLERALINLVQNAIEHGGRRGMITITVRPLGAIEVMDEGPGIPAADRERIFEPFYRLETRDRGVGLGLNLVREIVELHKGSVVAVAGETGGACFRMTLPLSGESTAN, encoded by the coding sequence ATGAGGTGGCGGCGGGACGGATCGCTGCGCTGGAGTCTTATCTGGCGGCTGATGACGATGCAGAGTGTGGTGCTGGGAGTCATCTGCATCCTGATTGTTGGGGTGCTGTACTGGACGGGTGGGCTGCTGACGCTGGAGTCTGAGGACCAGGTGATCGGCGTTTTGCAGAAGGCTGTCGATCGCGATGCGAAGGGCGGATTGGTGCTGCGGCCAACGCCGGAGCTTGTGAGCCTGAGGAAGAAGGTTCCGGGGCTTTGGTTTGTTATCAGGGACAAAGAAGGGCACTCGTTATCCGAGGGGAGTGTGCCGCCGGAATTTTCGCATATTGGCGATTCGCTGGATGCGGTGAGTCAGGCGAGGCTGGGGTGGCAACTGGGTGATCCGCCGCGTCCGAATGCGGTGATGCGGTGGAGTAAGACGTCTGCGGGAAGAGTTCAGATCTTAACGGGTCCGGGGGGCAAGGTAAGGCTGCGTGCAGCGTTGCTGGCGATAGTGATTGTGATGATGACGTATATCGGGCCGTTGCTGATCCTGATGGTGATTGCGACGCTGATCGCGACACCGATTGTCATTCGCAACGCGCTGGCGGGTTTGGGGGCGGCTGCGTCGGAGGCTGCACAGATCGATATCGACCAGCGCGGAACGAGGCTGTCGGTGGAGCGTGTACCGGCGGAGGTGCGTCCGTTGGTGAAGGCCGTGAACGATGCGCTTGGGCGGCTGGATGAAGGGTATGAGCGACAGGGCCGTTTTCTTGCGGACGCGGCGCATGAGCTACGGACCCCGATTGCGATTTTGAATACGCGTCTGGAGTCGTATCCGGTCAGTCCGGAGAATGAGCGGCTGATGGAGGATGTTTCGCGGCTGTCGATTCTTGCGGAGCAACTGCTCGATCTGGAGCGCCTGAATCGTGGTGGGTTACGACTTTTGCAGGTCGATCTGGTGGCGATGGGAGAACGCGTGGCAGCGGACCTGGCTCCGCTGGCTATTGCTGCCGGTTACAGGCTGTCGTTTGATGCGCTGAGGCGTCCTGTGATGGTGATGGGGGATCGGGCTTCGTTGGAGCGAGCTTTGATCAATCTTGTGCAGAATGCGATCGAGCATGGCGGGCGCAGAGGAATGATCACCATCACGGTTCGGCCGTTAGGTGCGATCGAGGTGATGGACGAAGGGCCGGGGATTCCTGCAGCGGATCGCGAACGTATCTTCGAGCCGTTTTATCGTCTGGAGACGCGGGATCGAGGCGTTGGACTGGGGCTGAACCTGGTGCGGGAGATCGTTGAGCTGCACAAGGGAAGTGTGGTGGCTGTTGCCGGGGAGACGGGTGGAGCCTGTTTCAGGATGACGCTGCCACTCAGCGGAGAGTCAACAGCGAACTGA
- a CDS encoding deoxyribonuclease IV has product MAKKRIGVHVGTGGGVWTAVDRAVAAGANTFQIFSASPRMWKAPAVKPADAAKLLELRAKHDVGPAVIHANYLINVCSQTEAVRENSVTAFRGEVERALALGAEYLVLHPGSWKGLTRDEGLKLAAESIERAVQGIDFSKAMSPGKDFHLLIENTAGAEFSLGGKLEQVAELVEKLKAHLPVAVCLDTCHVHVSGYDIVSADGYIETMKLVESTVGFDAVKVWHCNDAKAAMGSKLDRHEHIGEGTIGAEAFRRLLHDPKFAHAAFVAETPVDSPGDEARNVGVLRTLAAG; this is encoded by the coding sequence ATGGCGAAGAAGCGTATTGGAGTTCATGTAGGAACGGGCGGCGGTGTTTGGACGGCAGTGGATCGCGCGGTAGCGGCTGGTGCGAACACATTTCAGATTTTTTCGGCGAGTCCGCGCATGTGGAAGGCTCCGGCAGTGAAGCCTGCGGATGCGGCGAAGTTGCTGGAACTGCGGGCGAAGCATGATGTGGGGCCGGCTGTGATTCATGCGAACTATCTGATCAATGTGTGCAGCCAGACAGAGGCGGTGCGGGAGAATTCGGTGACCGCGTTTCGTGGCGAGGTGGAGCGTGCGCTGGCGTTGGGCGCCGAGTATCTTGTGCTCCATCCGGGGAGCTGGAAGGGACTGACGCGTGACGAGGGGCTGAAGTTGGCGGCGGAGTCGATTGAGCGTGCGGTGCAGGGGATTGATTTTTCGAAGGCCATGAGCCCGGGGAAGGACTTTCATCTGCTGATTGAGAACACGGCGGGCGCGGAGTTTTCGCTGGGAGGGAAGCTGGAACAGGTAGCGGAACTGGTGGAGAAGCTGAAGGCGCATCTGCCGGTGGCGGTGTGTCTGGATACGTGTCATGTGCATGTGTCGGGGTATGACATCGTGTCGGCGGATGGGTACATCGAGACGATGAAGCTGGTGGAGTCGACGGTGGGTTTCGATGCGGTGAAGGTGTGGCACTGCAACGATGCGAAGGCGGCAATGGGATCAAAGCTGGACCGGCACGAGCATATTGGAGAGGGCACGATTGGGGCGGAGGCGTTCCGGCGGCTGCTGCATGATCCGAAGTTTGCGCATGCAGCATTTGTGGCGGAGACGCCTGTGGATTCGCCGGGGGATGAGGCGCGTAATGTGGGCGTGTTGCGAACGCTGGCAGCGGGGTGA